The window gcaaattaaggggaAGTATCCCCTTCttacatcacaaggggagccaaatttcaaatatcaaattttttcacgtgcttgcagagaatggtttaccaaaactaagttactgggttgacctttttcacattttctaggttgatagaagcactggggacccaattatagcacctaactctttccctgccagccttttataaaaagttgcccgccaccatttttttgtgattttttacaaaagttttacaaaatgacttccaggaaaattttcttctataaaaatataaacatacaatatatttaaaatgaaagaacagaccctctgctttcaaacaaacaaactgggAAAAAAGTTTcctcctatcttcatttgttgtatcacctatcaaatatgggtaggtttcttcaaaatttttttagaaaaaagcagcattttgtaaaaaactctggttagatttcagattcagaacgatgatctAAACACTGAGTTTATAGAATTGAAGAATTAGCtgatgcttcagttttttataaattgggtaagagcgccatctagtggataataccagaattttctcttaattgacgagattgCTCATgaatggcgaggaaagagttaaatataaaaaattggaATCCAATCACATTTAGAACGTGTGAACGGCAAAAAAAGGCatgaaatccatttttttctaaTCCGTTTCAGGCTACATCGAGAGGTGGTTTGAAATCCTTTTCAAATCGCATTTCCGGAAATCCATTTCAGTCTGACCGCCATGATCGCATTTGTGTAGCTTTTTGGGTACCTCATGCTGTCGCATCACGTAAAACAAACACGTCAGATGTCGAGGCAGATTGTCGTGCCAGCGCGACGTCATTGCCATAGAACGCTACTGGACGCACAGATCGGATCTGAACAGTTGTGATGCACAATATCAACAGTGAGTCTGTGAAATtggatatgcaccaaaatctgATTTAGACTGACAGTCTTATTGAAGACAAAAGTTAATTTTGTGCCATCACATGTATTGATAAATCATGCACAATAAGACTGTGAATGTAAATTATCTGACTTTATCAGATTAGAAGCACTTGCCTCTTGGCGCTTTCCAATCCCTCTTTCCCGTGCACCAGTTTGGTGACCTCAGCGGCCAGACGTTTGTGAGCGATCCGCCGGCCCGGGTCTTGCCTTTGCTGTTCCATCACCTTCTCAACTTCAGCCAGTGGAAGAAAAGTGAACAATTTAAGATACCTGCAGAGGGAAATGTGTTTGTATTAAACCATAGGAGCTATTGTAAATCTACAAAACACAGTAGATTAGAATACTAAGAGACAATGTCCTctataataaacataataaatagCTTGCACTTTGCTCTCATTAAATATACAGCACGATGCAAAACTGCAAGAGCTTGTTAATgaataaaattttgtttttaatttgcctatttttcatgtttcatAAAGTCATTTGGTTTGGAGTGACaagtaaaatgtaattattttgaTAAACTGTTGTAGTGCATTAACACAGTCGTGTTCAGAACATAATGTCTTACCCCTCTACGCTGTTATCAGGCAGACGGAGGAAGTATTGATAAAACTCAAAGGGGGAAGTTTTATCTCTACTCAACCAGACAGCGTTACCAGCAGTCTTCCCCAGTTTATCTCCCATTGAACTGGTCACAAGTGGAATGGTTAGACCGTAGACGTCCTCCCCTGTCTTTCTATATGAGAAGATACAAACATCAGAGTATATCCACACATGAATGCCagcaagaaaaaaatcatgcctttcaaatatatttaagaTTCAATTAcgggaaataaaaaatatgcattttatttacaaaaagtgttttgacATTGTGTACACACAACAACACCTGCAGACAtcttgggcattttaacattaaaatttaagacattatttatgttttataccGTGATACAGTGATGCACTGACAATAACCACAGTACTGAATCATTACCATATGCAATGCATACTATGATATATTTGATATAAATGGTAATACCATGTTCACTAAACCTTAGTATTGGCATTGCACCTGTCCCATGAAAATGGTAATATCACTGTACACAGAAGTACAGTAGTGGAAAATTTAATATTGGGCATCGtaatgttttatcatttttatgaGGTACACATGCACCCCCTACTGGTTTCTTTGCAAATAACATTATGGGACATCAGgtatttaccattaaaaccatcaCAAAACTCCTTTATGTTGTTGCTTTTTGGGCCTTATCCCAATAAGAAACTAACACACTACCAGTAGACACCCACAGAGACCATTatagtttatattaaaaacaaatatattccCATTATAACCGTTAAGTCAATTCTATTTTTGTGGTGTTTTATTCAGCAGGGTGCCGATGCACGTGATACTAGCAAAATTATATTCATGTACCACCTCATACCAGGCTTGTTCGACTtgtggcgccgcaagaaccgacagccggatgacgtcaaagtaccgcgagaatgattcaAGAAATCATATTTCGTCTCGCTTTCGcgatactttgacgtcatccggcggtcgattcttgcggcgctgcatgaagtcgaacaagcctaccATCACTTCGACAGATTCTCAATCCGAAAGCTGCAGCCTCCataggtcgcatatgcaggctgcatacgtcatcaagcctagtttatttaagttaactagCTTTACATTCGCATTCggtataattgtttatatttcGAAACAAGACCCCCGGAGGCTGCAGCCGCAGTAAATGTGTATGACGTCATACTTGTGGATAAACTCGTGGCCACTCATGATGTTTCCCAGCTGATCGGTTCCGCCCAACTGGATCCTGCAGCCGTGCAGCTGGTGCAGATGGTAGAAGTCGAAGGCCTGGAACAGTTGATAGGAGAACTCTGTGTAGCTCATCCCTTCTGCGCTGCGCAGCCGCGACTGCACGCTGTGTCTGCTCAGCATCGTGCCCATCCGGAAGTAACTGCCCACCTCTGACAAAAAGTCCACCACCTGTCGGTCCTTATACCAGGTGAAGTTATTCAGCACCGTCACCCGACCCACTTTACTCGGGTCCGAGCTGAAATAGAGCTCGTGGTGGGTGAAGATCCGCTGGAGGTTCTCCAGAATCCCGCGGGCGTTGCGCTCCACCGTGTCTGGGCACAGTCGCTCCCTCTCGGCCGTCTTCCCACTCGGGTCACCGATCCGCGCCGTGGCTCCGCCGAGAAGCGCGATGACGTCATGGCCAGCATCCCTGAAATGCAGCAGGCCGATGATGGCGAGCAAGTTGCCGGCGTGTAGGCTGTCCGCCGTCGGGTCGAACCCACAGTAGACTGTCTGGGGTCCGGACCGGAGGAGCTCCGGTAATTCGACCTGAGCTGCTTTCTCGGGAAACGACTCCTTTAGGATCCCCCTGTTATACAAAGACAACAGGAGCCCGGTTCGTCTGGACGCAGAAGTGTGAAATGAAGGttttaaacaagacaaaaatgcttttCTGAATAAATAGTGTGATTTGAATCGACACGCAGTGCGGCATGACCGTGCAATGGGCGCCGCCATGTTGGAAGGCGGTGTTGATGAAACTACTGCCACCGCGTGGCCGGATGTGgaacttataaaaacaacataCAAGCACGAATCAAAATACAGTCCAAATCATGACCCAATACAAtatcattaataaaatatttcccAGTTCCCATGTTTTACGGTTAGAAATAATGAACAATGTTATGTTTTCCCTCACTAATGGGCGCCAAATCCTCGAACAATCAATCAAATCTCGTGCTCTGACCACTAGCTCTAGTTTTTTCTTCAATCGCAATTCTGCTCATTTGGATTGTTTTATTAGGAAAcaaattatttacaaaaaaattgcgtattttttatgttgtatctTATCAGTACTTTCAGTCCTCTTTTATTTGCACAATGTTATTCTTTCTGTTCACCACTGGAGGGCGCCAcacaacacattttttctcATGTTGATATTTAGGTCAAGTCTTTGGTGCCACAAGGTCACAGTACAACATGTTGTgcttttaaatctttatattttGCCAAAGGCTTttctttctgaactgtttggacttttaaataaataaacttttaaatattgagAGAAAGGCAATGCTTGGTTTTACAattatcttttattttaaaacaggaCTTGGTGTGTCAAACATGTGTCTATAGTTATAAAATCTACACAGAATCCCTTTTTTGCAGCATTACATTAACAATTAATAGCTAATACAAAGTGAAAAGTCTGTGTATCAATCGTTTATTAGAAATTATGCTGTGAAAGGCAGAGCAATATTTCACTTTGACCTGAGCTATACGCACTACGGGAAGACCAAGAGACAATTCCCTGATATAAAATCATTCGAATCCCTTCTACCACCATGCATTCTAGTTGAAAACAACAAAGCATGTCATTTTAATGaatgagaaataaaaagaaaacaatgtaaTACTTTATGCACATTTGCTCGATTGGCATATGAAACCTCAATTTGATCAATTTTGAATTATAATACACAAAAAACAACCAGTTTTGCAACTACTAATTGTACAAGTGACATTCAAATTTGCCATAAATCATTCACCTTCATTCAATAACCTGCAGTCTAAGGCACATGAAAGACATACTGCCACACTTCACTATTTCTGCTGTTTGTATTACGTACATTGTAGCAGGGAGAAAAGATGTGCAATACACAACCAGGGCGCACACAGCACATGAAAttgtatcccacaatgcaatgcatctcATTTGACCTTCAGATTCCCAGTATGACAATTAAACCAGTAATGTTAgccttaaatctcttttcttgcttgacttttttacacaaaaaaaatgtaaaataaacattGACCCATCCCCTAAAATGAAACATGCAAGAAGGTAGCATACATTTAACattgcacacacacaaatgcagtATACTGTATAATGTCTAGTAGTTAGTATGTAGTAAGCTTAGCATTCAATTCTGCACACAGCCGTACTAATAACCGTGATTGGAGGATGAATTCAGCACATTCTGAAGGGATATGAACACATTTACACATTAAACAGAAATAAAGTAAATCAGTCACCATTAATATGAGCACATAAACTGATATGAAAAAAAGACACTAAGCTAGTAAAATGATGCTTTTACTGCATTTACTAATTTCTAAAATGTCCTGACAGTGCGTGAGACACATCAGAAAGCGCACCTTCAAGAACCTCGCTGGATTTACAAACCATTTGGCTTGACACATGGCAGTGGTAGATCTATAGAAATACGAATAAAATGTTCAGGAGTATCTTCACTCTTGTACCTGAGACTATGGGTTGATATTAGAATACATTAAAACAACCCGACAGGAGAtgcttacaaaaaacaataggATTGGTCAGAATAAAAGTTCAAAAGCATCAGATTTTCAGTAACAGATTTGTGGCAAAATAAAATCACCCTGTTAAAGTCCACATGAAATAACCAGAGCTTCGATTCAATACAATAAACTGCTTTTAATTGCAGAAATGTTTTTTACGCCAATGCACGACTTCACAAACATACAGATTTGTATGCAAAAAGGTTTCTGACAGTAGGATCACTGATCTAGGACCAATATTTATAAACCTTCCCTGATGTTAGAAGAAATAAATAGTCAATCAGGATTCAAAGATGTGACTCTTTTATAATATATTTGCTAATAATCTGTATTGGCCACTAAAAGCGTTTTTTTTTCACACTATTGGCAATTGGATAACGAATAAAAGaattaagaaaaaagttttatttgcatttcttacaaaattgtgttaatttaagcaaaaaacTATCGGTAATCTGTATCGTCAGACATCACTCCTACTTATCGGTATCTGCAAAGAAATTTAGTATCCGTGCATCTCATCTCATGTTTGTgcaatataataaacaagtGTGTACATCGCTCTCTTAATGGATTTGTGTATCGGTATATTATAAAGTGTGAATTTAAGACAATTTAGGCTTGCCACAGTTTACTCTTTCTCAGTTTTTAcatttgatatatatattcataaagATAACTTTGCTTTAGTATAAAAAGACTACATTTAGTCATAATCTTGCATAGTGCATAATACCTAAACAATATCCGAGGTGTTAAACTATCGAAACTGAGCCACAGAGAAGCAAGGTCAAGCGGACACGACttacaaacaaaacacattttacaaGTTAAGTGCATATCAGAAATGCACATCCTCACGTGTTGCGCTGAATTCagtatttctgtattttcaaTGACACTGAAGTTCTGTAGGAATGCAACTGCTGACAATCAGAGcttacatttgttttgtttttgttcgtATCAAACAAGCACAACTCTAGCCAAACGTTACTTTGACGTCTTATGTGTAACCATCCTAAAACTCCAATACAACAATATTAACTTTTTAACATTAGCTTCTGTGTCTGAGCTGTTTAGAGAACTCGCGTTTGAGGAAAGTTATGAGAGATTGAAAAGAGAAGATTGTATAGATATTTTGCTTATTAAAATGCTTAATAAAAATCATTTTGATTTGTTGTGTCATACATTTGGGGGAAACAgtccttgaaaagtgaagccaaaacatttcgatcgccccctggtggctggctgcagtataGATCATAAACCCAACTTGAGCCAAACTTAAGCATCAAAAATATTTTGCCTAGTTATAGTTATTTTAGTCATTTTTGTCATGTTAATGTACCTTTACATGTGTGTTTTTAAGTTaattattaactcattccccaccagcatttttttttaaagttgcccgccagcattttttgtgattttcaaaatgtcttccaggaaaattttcttccaaaaatatataaacatacaaatatatcaaatgaaagaacacaccctcGGATTCCAAACAAACGAAGGAATTCAAAGGAATTTTGTACGAGATAAGATGTAgatacagttttttataaattgggtaagtgcgccatctagtggataatcggtATTACACCTAACCAttaaaattcatcaggaacacgtttttttcatgcaaatgttttatcttaattgacaagataactcttcaatggcggggaaagagttaattgctATTAAAAGTGGTGTGACGACTTGATTTCCGTCTGTGAACGAGTCAAATGTGATGGAGCCAAAATGGGCGGAGCCTTGATACCGCTTGATCATTACCGCGCAgactctaatgctgcgtttacaccagccgcggtagaggcgtgaagcgcgagtgatttcaatgttaagtcaatgtgaagacgcgttgacgcgtgtctggaggtctcgtggtgCGGATGAGGTGTTTTGCGTGGCGCAGAAGgtgcgattccgcctcattcgcgcgtctagttcgctCGAATTGAGTGCCTTGCAcagtacgcgcgaatggtgctttttgtgcattttgcgtttgatgcAAATTTGcagctgacgcccgagttgaaaagtttgaactttggtggaatttcgcgccgtgttaaccaatcacgagcctgcttgctgctgcgGCGGCAGCCCCACCCGGAGTCACTTATTCAACAtggaggaacgcttgatattgtccaaagcagtcacccggagctatatgacacaagttattACTTCTATAGAGAAAGGAATAAAAAGGACGTCGCTtagaagagtgtcagtgaggactttgggcaacctggtaagttgtaaatacacatttcacttttgagtcacgtgacccgcaccgtttattttccccctatagtaaaggttaccaaatacaaaccggtaactctcttgataaatgcacaatcaacatcagtcatcttgcaaacagacaaccgcatagcacttgcccctcccacaaaaAGCGGAtattgcctctgacgcgcgtcaaatgcttgctttttctctAGATGCGCGattgcattcaaactgttcaagcggcaaactaggcgcgatttcgacgcggttggtgtaaacgcagcattaaccgaagtacattttttacatgtatgtgCTGGTCCGCGTACAGTGCGTGTGACGCAATTTTCGTTATCAGAAGAGTGCGCACGTACTGCAAGTACACCACCAGATTTTCGAAACCTTTGCATGTGCCTACAGGTCAGGAGAATGCAGTATGTAGCCCaagagatgcattgcattttgtcgcaatgcgcgTGCATCGAACATCCAtgtacacgtacgagtcaaataaactatacctTGCAGGGCTGTGCGTTTGACGGTGAGCATACATTCGCATACATGTAACAGACTATACTCCAGGATTCTTACTCTAAATGATGTCAGCGgccatttttgatatatttcgCTTCATTTTCTTACAATGGAAGTCTATGAAGACGCGTCATCCGTCTATGGTGTGAACGAACAAATCAGTGAACGTTATCCGAGGGCTGTATGAGAGCTCAGGAAGGACAGGACAAACAATATGAAACATTTGCAGAAACTGTTTAAAACGCTTCAAAGTGCTTCATATTAGCATGATACAAAATAATGTGCTTGTAACAACGGTAAGTCTAAAGTTAAATGTCCCTGTAGAGTATAAACCAGTCAGTTTTTACTAGTTACTGAGGGTCTATGAGGAAGTCACTTGGGTGGTCATACTGAAAATTTACTGCATTTCAATACAAAAGTGATATTGCTGTACGAAGATGGGCATATTAGTGTTTGATTCACAGTTTCTGGCCCAAGTATTATATAAAGTCTCCAAAAATATCTCTAGTCTTAAAACCACAGGTCAAGTTTAGTTTATATCTTAACTTTTTCACCAACAAACACAGAAACCAATCGTTTTACCCTAACAATAATGTTTCTGTACATTTTTCTGACAGGCCCAGAATCCCAGCAAATCCTGGGACTAGTGGTTCACGCCGAAGCCCTTCAGTTTGGAGGCTTTATGTCCTTTCCAGACTCTTCTAGAAATCTACAAGAGGAAGGAACCATTAATGGTCATGGTTGTGTCCGAGAGCATCAGACCCGAGTCAGTACATGTCTCTATAAATCTCCTGCAGTAATGGATGCAGTGCCGTGTCCTCGGTCTTCTTGATCTCTTGCACTAACTGAGCGTGCTCGGTCACCAGCTGTCGGAGATCCACCAGTTTCTGCAGGAGTTTAGGGAAGAGGAAGACATTATCAGCGTGGTTGCTCCTCAGATGTGTCTGAAGAACGTTGACGATGCTCTCCTGCATCAGTTCAATGTGTGGCACGTTCGTCAGGCCTGGACGATCTCCACAAGGACCAGATGCATGACAAAATGAGCTTGGCTCTGTTGAATAACATCACAAATTATATTGAACTCTTTTCCCGacattaagagaaaacatttgcattataaaaaacattttattgattagttttaatattaatctgtaataccgcgattatccagtAATTTTaaactcagtgtatgttttgataattgttctgaatctgatctcaaaAATGCTCTTATTTCAGCTTTATGCAATTTTTAAGAGTTCATAAGCAGAGAAAATATTTAGAtcggatgaaacattttttttaccccattttgtttgtttgtttgaaagcagagggtctgttctttcatttgatatatttgtatgtttatatattttcagaagaaaattttcctggagggcattttgtaaaacttttgtgaaaattacaaaaaatgctggcgggcaactttttaaaaaaagactgGCGGGAAatgagttaaacaatttcacATTGTATGAATAAAGTTGTGTTCCCATTCCAACGTGGAGCTGACATGGCGCAATTTTTATATACACCTAGGATGGCATTAACttattccccgccagcatttttgtgatttttacaaaagtttcacaaaatgccttccaggaatattttcttctataaatatataaacatacaaatatatcaaatgaaagaacagacccaaacaaacaataaacaaaacaaaaaaaatcgagaaaaaaacatttcatcctatctatattttttctctgcttatagacggtttcagcagtaacaacataaacaagcggctttcgtggtctgcacgtaacttccggtaaactccgctaagaataaataacaacaaaattctttaaacatagtttaaaaaacaacaacacatagagattacctaggaaaccaaaacatttgttattttcgacgaggcagttgttcaagagatcagtttagcaactagtcagaccataaaaaaaaactaaaccggaagtaaagttcggatctagatgtgtatcgcgtcagcgcacgtgcgtccgatgaaacagtctataaactcttaaatatggatatttttcttcaaaataaatttctttttgaaaaaagctgaaataattgcatttttgtgaatgaaTTTTGTtatagatcagattcagaatgattatcaaaacatacacagtgtttaaaaatagtaaatattttttgctttagttttttataaattgggtaagtgtgccatctagtggataattgcggcattacagattaacataaaaactcatcaggtacacgttttttattcaaatgttaTCTCTTAACTGAccagataactcgtcaatggtggggaaagagttaaggtgaGTAAACTATGGGCTAATTTTTGGtaaactaatcctttaaaacacAAGTCATTTATACCTCCACAACAGATGATGGCAGCGACAAACAACGCAAGATCGCTATCGTCCAGCTCGAGGGAGTTGAACTTCATGGCAAACTGAAACTTGGGCTCCATCATGTCGCTGAAGGGCCGCCGTAAGCTCTTCAGAAACTCTCTGGTGATGAAGCCGCTACCGTACGCCACCAACAGGCCGTCTTTATTCATGCAGGACGCCAGCATGGCGAAGAGCGCCTCGTGGACGCCGTACTTCAAAAGCGTTACCTGATAGTGAACAGGGACTCATAAGTACAGATAGATTTAAAGATGAGAGCttttaaatttagttttttcATACGGTACATGCTGGCTATATCTGACACCGACCTGGTCGTTCAGGTCCAGGTTAGAGAAGCCCGGCACAGATTTGGCGAACTCTGTCAGTTCAGTAACCGTCTCCACAGATGTACACTGACAGCAGTGAAATATTCGAACCTCTGGGTCTTTATTTAACAGCCCACCGGAGGATCCCACCATCTTTGCCACAAACGTTTGTTCGGCCAGCTGAAGAGTCTCCATGTCATGGATGACAAACGGCTGAACAGACCAATGAGAATAAAGCATGCATGTCAAAGTTATGATGCATTGCATTACAAAAGAAAAAATCTGAAAGTGAGAGAGACTCTTAATGCAGCTGCTCTCAGTCCTAACAGCTGTTCATGTCGTGTTGAGCTCACAGTAAGAAAATCTGCTGGTGAGCGGATACAACAATCAAACTAAAGCAGCAGATGCATGATGGGAAACATGTTTGAGAAGAAACTTCTGCTGATGTACGTTCATACACAACAGCCTGTCACCCTTAGGTCATGACGGCACTCTTTAACAAACAGATTTGATCTTATCTGGTGAAAAATGTGTGACTCCAAAATAAACATCCAATAATTAATCACCTTAAATAAATGACCCAAGATCATCTTACCGGCGTGCTCGCTTTTCCTGTCAGGATGCTGCGTGATTTGGATTTGTTCATACTGAAGTTCTTCAGGTAGGCCTCGTGAATCTGCTTGGCGAGAGTTTTCTGGTCAGCCACCTGCGGGTCTTCAACCTCACGTTCACCAGTCAGGATCTCCGCCTTCAGTCTGAGCTTCTCCGACTGTGGCATTCGCCCAAACCGAATGGCGTTGGATAGATGGACAAACAGAAGCACATCAGCTGAAATCAACTAATGgagcgttcacaccagatgcgaatgAAGCattgagtgatttacatgttaagtcataCAAAGACGAAATAGACGTCCTGTTGCGTGTTAAACGCAAATGAAGTGTTAAGCGTGAATTAAACGTGAAGTATGATTAAAGCATTAATAAAGCATTAAGTGCAAATTAAGTGGTAAGCACGAATGAAGCGGTAAGCGCgaatgatttacatgttaagtcaatgcaaagacgctaTAGACATCCTGTTGCGCTTTAAACGCAAATGAAGTGTTAAGCGTGAATTAATTGTGAAGTATGATTAAAGCATTAATAAAGCATTAAGTGCGAATTAACTGGTAAGCACGAATAAAGCGGTAAGCGCaaatgatttacatgttaaatgatttacatcaatgcaaagacgctaTAGACATCCTGTTGCGCTTTAAACGCAAATTAAGTGTTAAGCGTGAATTAAACGTGAAGTAAGAGACAAGCGTAAATAAAGCATTAAGTGCAAATTAAGTGGTAAGCACGAATGAAGTGGTAAGCGCaaatgatttacatgttaaatgatttacatcaatgcaaagacacgacaATCACCCTGTTGTGcgttaaatgcaaatgaagtGTTAACCGTGAATTGAACGTAAGTATGAGTAAAGCGTGAATAAAGCGTTAAGTGCGAATGAAGTGGTAAACGTGAATGAAGCAGTAAGCGCgaatttacatgttaagtcaatgcaaagacgcaatagACATCCTGTTGCACGTTAAATGCGAATTAAGTGTTAAGCGTGAATTAAACGTTAAGTATGAGTAAAGCTCAAATAAAGAGTTAAGTGCAAATGAAGTGGTAAGCACGAATGAAGTGGTAAGCGCaaatgatttacatgttaaatgatttacatcaatgcaaagacacgacaATCACCCTGTTGTGCGTTTAACGCAAATGAAGTGTTAAGCTTGAATTAAACGTGAAGTATGAGGAAAGCGTGAATAAAGCGTTAAGCACGAATGAAGTGGTAAGCGCaaatgatttacatgttaagtcaatgcaaagatctATAGATATCCTGTTGAGCTTTAAACGCAAATGAAGTGTTAAGCTTGAATTAAACGTTAAGTATGAGTAAAGCGTGAATAAAGCGTTAAGCACGAATGAAGCGGTAAGCGCaaatgatttacatgttaagtcaatgcaaagacgcgatagaCATCCTGTTGTGCGTTTAACGTAAATTAAGTGTTAAGCGTGAATTAAACGTTAAGTATGAGTTAAGCGTGAATAAAACGTTAAGCACGAATGAAGCAGTAAGCGCaaatgatttacatgttaagtcaatgcaaagacgcgatagaCATCCTGTTGTGCGTTTAACGTAAATTAAGTGTTAAGCGCGAATTAGACGTTAAGTATGAGTTAAGCGTGAATAAAACGTTAAGCGCAAATAAAGTGGTAAGCACGAATGAAGCAGTAAGCGCaaatgatttacatgttaagtcaatgcaaaagaCGCAATAGACATCCTGTTGTGCGTCAAATGTGTGTTAAGCACGAATTAAACGTTAAGCATGAGTTAAGCACGAATGAAGTGGTAAGCGCGAATAAAGCGTTAAGTGcaaatgatttacaagtcaaAGTACTGCAAAGACGCGATTTATTCAAATGATGTGAATGAAAATGttaactttggcggatattCTGCCATAATAACCAATCAGGGGCTTGCTCTAGTTGTGACGTGAAATAGACGTAGCGAGCGGAggcagaaatacaaaacaacagtGGAGGACAAAATCATTGTCTCTATATGTG is drawn from Misgurnus anguillicaudatus chromosome 6, ASM2758022v2, whole genome shotgun sequence and contains these coding sequences:
- the yars2 gene encoding tyrosine--tRNA ligase, mitochondrial, which gives rise to MAAPIARSCRTACRFKSHYLFRKAFLSCLKPSFHTSASRRTGLLLSLYNRGILKESFPEKAAQVELPELLRSGPQTVYCGFDPTADSLHAGNLLAIIGLLHFRDAGHDVIALLGGATARIGDPSGKTAERERLCPDTVERNARGILENLQRIFTHHELYFSSDPSKVGRVTVLNNFTWYKDRQVVDFLSEVGSYFRMGTMLSRHSVQSRLRSAEGMSYTEFSYQLFQAFDFYHLHQLHGCRIQLGGTDQLGNIMSGHEFIHKKTGEDVYGLTIPLVTSSMGDKLGKTAGNAVWLSRDKTSPFEFYQYFLRLPDNSVEGYLKLFTFLPLAEVEKVMEQQRQDPGRRIAHKRLAAEVTKLVHGKEGLESAKRCTNALYHSNIQALEQMSDVELQELFREAPFHEVFLDPGSSVLDACRNAQAIPEGPRGYQMIKDGGVWINHQRAANPEQVLVPGQHILANGLSLIRVGKRNFYILKWLSM
- the pparab gene encoding peroxisome proliferator-activated receptor alpha b, translated to MVDMERHYNPPSPLDDSVLDSPLCRDFIGGMEDLQDISQSIDEDALSTIEMTENQSSGLGSGSESSTVLDALTPASSPSSGVYGGPAGQDEFTSGSLNLECRVCSDRASGYHYGVHACEGCKGFFRRTIRLKLEYDKCERRCKIQKKNRNKCQYCRFQKCLMVGMSHNAIRFGRMPQSEKLRLKAEILTGEREVEDPQVADQKTLAKQIHEAYLKNFSMNKSKSRSILTGKASTPPFVIHDMETLQLAEQTFVAKMVGSSGGLLNKDPEVRIFHCCQCTSVETVTELTEFAKSVPGFSNLDLNDQVTLLKYGVHEALFAMLASCMNKDGLLVAYGSGFITREFLKSLRRPFSDMMEPKFQFAMKFNSLELDDSDLALFVAAIICCGDRPGLTNVPHIELMQESIVNVLQTHLRSNHADNVFLFPKLLQKLVDLRQLVTEHAQLVQEIKKTEDTALHPLLQEIYRDMY